In uncultured Desulfuromonas sp., the genomic stretch CCTTCTGTAAATCCTGTATTGAGCCGGGTGGCCATGAAAAGCGCGATATTTATCTGGTCGATATTCTCGCCCGTGTGCGTGCCGAGATTGAGGCCGAGCGCAACCCGGAAGGTGCTAAGATGGATGATTTTGTTACCCTGTCGATCGTCAAGCAGATCAAGGAGATCGAGGCCGTCCTCGACCGTCATGTCCGCCCGGCCTTGGCTGGTGATGGCGGTGGTATTGAGCTTGACGATGTCCAGCCGGGTGAAAACGACGATCAGGTTTATGTTCATATTAAATACAAAGGGGCCTGTAAGGGCTGCGCCGGAAGTGTTGCCGGTACCCTTGGCTTTGTCCAGAAAATGCTTCAGGACAATCTCAGTGAAGCCATTCGCGTGGTTGTCGCCTGAGGCTGACCGGTTGTCCTCCCAGGTTTAAGGGGGACGGGCTGAAAACGCACTTTTGAAAAAGATTGAAAGGAGAGGGGAAGCCCTCTCCTTTTTTTGTGGGTGATTTGCCCACCTGCTGCTGAAACTGCCCCACATGAAACCTGAAACAACATTAGAATTTGATTCCGGCTGGGAAGATAATCTTATTTATTAAATAACGACAGATGGTTATCTGTAATTTTCCCTCTTATGGATATGCCCTTAAGCTTTGGCCCACCTTTTGCTAAACCCTGTTAACCATCTGATTGATGTGCGTTTGATGTAGAGGGTTGTATGCGTGGGATTGTTATTTTATGTGTATTCCTGATGGGGACGGATACAGTCTGGGGGATGGTGTCCGGGCCCTGTTCAAATTGTCATACCATGCACAACAGCCAAAAATGACTCGACGGTCTATGCCGATGGACCGTCGAGTCATTTGCTCTCTAAACGCTGCGTCGATTGTCACGGCAACTTCCACCACGCTATGAATGAGGATCAGGTTGGGGGCACCGGTGCCTGGATTCGCCACCCTTGCGATGTTGTCCTGCCGGACTGCGGTGATTATAAGGAATACACGGTTTATAATCCGTTGGTACCGGTGGCAAAAATAGCACTGACCGGTCAGAAAAACAGTTCTGAGGTGGTGCCGGGCTCAGATGTGGTGACCTGTATTTCCTGCCATCGCAGTAAGGATGGATAAGCACTATTTGCCGGATATGATGAAAAATTGAGGGAGAAGCCGAGCTTCTCCCTTTTTTGCGTCTTGCGCATCAGTTGACTTGGTTCAGGGGGCGTATTATCATGCTTAGGTTGTTGGTTGAATGCCTGATCATACGGAAAGGAATTGCTCTCAATGGGCCTGTTGAAAATATATCATTATCCGGACGCGGTTTTAGCTGAAACGTCCGAGTCGATAACCGCTGTCGATGACGAAATTCGCCAGCTTGCCGCCGATATGGCGGAAACCATGTATGCCGCGCCCGGTGTTGGCTTGGCGGCACCCCAGGTTGGGATCCTCAAGCGCCTGATTGTTCTGGATTGTGGTGGCGAGGAGAACCCGGAGCTGATCAAAGCCGTTAATCCGGAAATTCTCGAGCGGGAGGGTGACTCTTGCGAAGAGGAGGGGTGTCTGTCTGTGCCCGGTTACTACGCGGCAGTCAAGCGCAATTCCTGGGTCAAAGTGCGCTATGTGGATATGGACGGACAAACCGTTGAGCGTGAAGCGGACGGGTTGTTGGCCATCTGCTTTCAGCATGAAATCGACCATCTTGACGGCAAGTTGTTCGTCGATCGGTTGTCCTCTCTGAAAAAGGGGATGTTTCGTAAAAAATATCCGAAAATTCTCGAACAACAGCAGGAGCAGCTGTGATTAATATTCAAACCATTCGTGTCGTTTTTATGGGAACTCCCGATTTTGCCCTGGAGACGTTACACGGGCTGATTGAATCCGGGGTGCAGATGGTCGGTGTTTATACTCAGCCGGACCGTCCCAAGGGGCGGGGGAAAAAATTGGCCGCCCCGCCGGTCAAGGATCTGGCATTAGAGCACGATATCCCGGTTTTTCAGCCGCAGAAACTGCGTGACGAAGAAGCAGTCAAACAGCTGCGCAGCCTGTCACCGGATCTGATCGTGGTTGTGGCCTACGGCCAGATTCTTCCCCAGGCGGTTCTCGATATTCCCAAGTATGGCTGTATCAATGTCCATGCGTCGCTGTTGCCGCGCCACCGCGGGGCGGCACCGATCAATAAAGCCATTGTTGATGGCGATCCCACGACCGGGGTGACCACCATGATGATGGATGTCGGCCTCGATACTGGCGACATGTTGGTGAAAAAATCGTTATCGATTCATCCCGATGAGACGGCCGGCCAGTTGCACGACCGGCTGGCCCCACTCGGGCGTGAGGCGATGGACGAGACCTTGGCTCGTCTGTGTGCCGGTACCCTGTCGCGTGAAAAGCAGGATGACAGCCTGAGTACTTATGCGTCGATGATGAAGAAAGAGGACGGATGTATCGATTGGCGCAAGGAGGCGCGGCAAATTCATAATCTGGTGCGCGGCCTTGATCCGTGGCCCGGAGCCTATACACTGCTTGACGGCCAGACCCTCAAACTGGCCAAAACGCGCTGTGTTGAGGGCCAAGGTGAACCGGGACAAGTCCTTGAAGCCTGCGGAGAAACGGTGATCGTGGCCTGCGGACAGGGGGCGCTGCAGTTGGGAGCGTTGCAGCTACCGGGCAAAAAGATGCTCAGTGCCGCTGATTTTCTGCGTGGACGTGGTCTGGAAAAAGGAAATGTTCTCGGCCGTTGATGGTATACGGTTATTTGCACAGTTCGCTTCTGGGGACATCTCTCTTGAAAAGCGCTTTGGGGATGGTTAGATTATCGCTCAAATGGGGCGATTGGCGCCGTACTTCTAACCGGAC encodes the following:
- the def gene encoding peptide deformylase, yielding MGLLKIYHYPDAVLAETSESITAVDDEIRQLAADMAETMYAAPGVGLAAPQVGILKRLIVLDCGGEENPELIKAVNPEILEREGDSCEEEGCLSVPGYYAAVKRNSWVKVRYVDMDGQTVEREADGLLAICFQHEIDHLDGKLFVDRLSSLKKGMFRKKYPKILEQQQEQL
- the fmt gene encoding methionyl-tRNA formyltransferase, with the translated sequence MINIQTIRVVFMGTPDFALETLHGLIESGVQMVGVYTQPDRPKGRGKKLAAPPVKDLALEHDIPVFQPQKLRDEEAVKQLRSLSPDLIVVVAYGQILPQAVLDIPKYGCINVHASLLPRHRGAAPINKAIVDGDPTTGVTTMMMDVGLDTGDMLVKKSLSIHPDETAGQLHDRLAPLGREAMDETLARLCAGTLSREKQDDSLSTYASMMKKEDGCIDWRKEARQIHNLVRGLDPWPGAYTLLDGQTLKLAKTRCVEGQGEPGQVLEACGETVIVACGQGALQLGALQLPGKKMLSAADFLRGRGLEKGNVLGR